One window of Mediterraneibacter butyricigenes genomic DNA carries:
- a CDS encoding TSUP family transporter, whose protein sequence is MSVHTFIILCPLIFLAGFVDSIAGGGGLISLPAYIFTGIPIHNAIATNKLSSSTGTCVSTWQLVKNKRVVAWLIPGTVICTLIGAFCGANLALVMSDWILKKVLIVLLPIVAFCVLKDKDTTVTIPEGFSEKKQYIICGICSFVLGMYDGFYGPGTGTFLLLAFTKLGKIDMVKATGNVKIVNLTSNLTALVTFIFAGKILWSVGIVTSLFCIAGHYLGAHMVMKNGTKIIRPVILLVLALLLIKIIFG, encoded by the coding sequence ATGTCTGTTCATACATTTATCATTCTGTGTCCATTGATCTTTCTTGCAGGATTTGTTGATTCCATCGCCGGAGGTGGCGGTCTGATCTCACTTCCTGCCTATATTTTCACCGGCATTCCGATCCACAATGCCATCGCAACCAACAAGCTTTCATCTTCCACCGGAACCTGCGTTTCCACCTGGCAACTGGTCAAAAATAAACGGGTCGTTGCCTGGCTGATCCCCGGAACCGTTATCTGTACTCTGATTGGTGCATTTTGCGGAGCAAACCTGGCACTTGTTATGAGTGACTGGATTCTGAAAAAGGTTCTGATCGTCCTGCTGCCGATCGTTGCTTTCTGTGTGTTGAAAGATAAAGACACCACCGTTACGATCCCGGAAGGCTTCTCCGAAAAAAAACAATATATCATCTGTGGAATCTGTTCTTTTGTATTGGGAATGTACGACGGGTTCTACGGCCCCGGAACCGGAACGTTCCTGCTTCTCGCCTTTACCAAGCTGGGGAAAATCGACATGGTAAAAGCAACCGGAAATGTTAAGATCGTCAACTTAACTTCCAATCTGACGGCTCTGGTTACTTTTATCTTTGCCGGAAAAATTTTATGGAGTGTCGGAATCGTTACGTCTCTGTTTTGCATCGCCGGTCACTATCTTGGGGCTCATATGGTCATGAAAAACGGGACGAAAATCATTCGCCCCGTCATCCTGCTGGTACTAGCCCTGCTTTTAATTAAAATTATTTTTGGATAG